ACCGAATATGCAGAAAAGTTGAACGGACGGTTAGCGATGATTGGCTTCGTCTCCCTCTTAGGGTTGGAAATCCTCACCCGACATGGCCTTGTGGGTTGGCTAACCAGTCTGTGGACAGCAACTCATTTATGAGCGGACAAAGACTTTCACAAATTAGATTTTAGGAAACCGAACATGAAAGCTAACTATTCTTTTGCTTCCACTGTTTTTAATGCTGACTTTAACAACTTTGCACCGATTACTGCTAATCAAGCATGGTCGTTGTTCTTTACCTTCGGTCAAAATGATGCCACGCTGGGAGATA
Above is a genomic segment from Oculatellaceae cyanobacterium containing:
- a CDS encoding chlorophyll a/b-binding protein; translated protein: MTAHNYFVDQQGRLDNFAFEPKMYVDSKSRVGFTEYAEKLNGRLAMIGFVSLLGLEILTRHGLVGWLTSLWTATHL